A genomic stretch from Erysipelothrix sp. HDW6C includes:
- a CDS encoding response regulator transcription factor codes for MKILLVEDDPTIVYGLRKFLELDSWHVTVAFSMQEAERCLDNTFDLFILDVGLPDGDGFQVCQQVRCVSNAPIIFLTAQDDEASLLRGFDLGADDYITKPFRLAELKRRILAITKRSNSGLLAYGSLTIDVNAATVRVDNNEVQLSVQEYRLLLVLFKHRGELVLRDALNKILWENDTYITDNALSVNIKRLREKMGTQIEIKTVHGKGYILHL; via the coding sequence ATGAAAATCTTACTGGTGGAAGATGACCCAACCATTGTCTATGGGTTGCGAAAATTTTTAGAACTCGACAGTTGGCACGTAACTGTCGCGTTTTCCATGCAAGAGGCGGAACGATGCCTCGATAACACATTCGATCTCTTTATCCTTGATGTTGGGCTTCCCGATGGGGATGGTTTTCAAGTATGCCAACAGGTTCGATGCGTATCCAATGCACCCATTATTTTTTTGACAGCCCAAGATGACGAAGCAAGTCTTTTACGAGGATTTGATTTGGGTGCTGATGACTACATTACAAAACCTTTTCGATTGGCCGAACTTAAACGACGCATTCTTGCAATCACAAAGCGTTCAAATTCTGGACTGCTTGCATACGGTTCTCTCACGATTGACGTGAATGCTGCGACGGTTCGCGTTGACAATAACGAAGTTCAACTCAGCGTTCAAGAGTACCGCCTACTCCTTGTACTTTTCAAGCATCGTGGTGAGCTTGTATTGCGTGATGCATTGAATAAAATTCTCTGGGAAAATGATACCTACATTACCGACAATGCCTTATCGGTCAATATCAAACGTTTACGTGAGAAAATGGGGACTCAGATTGAAATCAAAACAGTCCATGGCAAAGGATACATTCTTCATCTATGA
- a CDS encoding RNA methyltransferase, giving the protein MIVSGKISVKAILKERKRDIKAVYILDKHRDREARYVEGIAEGLKIVRLDRPAMDELAGNTSHGGYLVDCGVRNSEAVTTLKKGDLSLMCIEGVTDPFNLGEICRTIASLGFDGIITPNYDFYEHEAKLIRASAGASESLWWCKSDDLAADIAAIQNTKTTIVAAHRGDDSLSLIDYKMPKRICICLGGALRGLSSSVLALSDVNVRIDYDARVSLSSVGATSVFAYERYRQKGRR; this is encoded by the coding sequence ATGATTGTATCAGGAAAAATTAGTGTTAAAGCAATATTGAAAGAGCGTAAGCGTGATATCAAGGCAGTGTATATCTTGGATAAACATCGTGATCGCGAAGCCCGTTATGTAGAGGGAATTGCGGAAGGTTTGAAAATTGTCAGACTTGATCGCCCAGCGATGGATGAATTGGCTGGAAATACCAGTCATGGTGGCTATCTTGTTGATTGTGGTGTTCGTAACAGCGAGGCTGTAACCACACTTAAAAAAGGTGACTTGTCACTCATGTGCATTGAAGGCGTTACCGATCCCTTTAATCTTGGCGAAATTTGTCGCACAATCGCTTCTTTAGGGTTTGATGGAATTATTACACCGAATTACGATTTTTATGAACACGAAGCCAAGCTGATTCGTGCGAGCGCGGGTGCAAGTGAATCGTTATGGTGGTGTAAATCAGACGACTTAGCGGCCGATATTGCAGCAATTCAAAACACAAAAACAACCATTGTCGCTGCACACCGTGGCGATGATAGTTTATCCCTAATCGATTATAAAATGCCAAAGCGTATTTGCATTTGTTTGGGTGGTGCATTACGAGGGTTATCAAGTAGTGTACTGGCACTGAGTGATGTCAATGTACGCATTGATTACGATGCGCGTGTATCCTTGAGTTCTGTTGGAGCAACATCTGTTTTTGCATACGAAAGATACCGTCAGAAAGGACGTCGATAA
- the uvsE gene encoding UV DNA damage repair endonuclease UvsE yields the protein MSKHRIGYACIPMSIPYRTTRRMNLKDFNTQGFIEKTGENINDLLKILEWNHSQGITMFRISSDIIPFGSHPINTLAWDEMFEDVLSQCGEFVKQSGMRVSMHPGQYTVLNSPDEGVVERSIADLEYHCRFLDALGIDDTHKLILHVGGVYGDKEAAMKRFIANYPRLSQRVQSRLILENDERSYTIAEVLDLCRAVQMPAVFDNLHDAINPSSLQLEEVLSQVRQTWKPQDGPVKFHYSDQDPNKQRGAHSQTIDTRSFLAYMKTVDSFDCDIMLEVKDKELSVLKLNPLLREQRVHERTSLWARYKYRIMETGYANYKRCSAMINDGTPLDEIVIFMDACLELPFDAGSFRNTADHVYGYVRKQVSDREKQQYMLLVEDVSTNAVKIKKLLSKLMYKYDEKYVLDSVYFAYTDVYS from the coding sequence ATGTCAAAACATCGCATCGGATATGCTTGTATACCCATGTCAATTCCATATCGAACTACACGACGTATGAATCTTAAAGATTTCAATACACAAGGGTTCATTGAAAAGACAGGTGAAAATATCAATGACTTGTTGAAAATCTTGGAATGGAATCATTCACAAGGAATCACCATGTTTCGGATTAGTTCCGATATTATTCCATTTGGTTCCCACCCTATCAATACCCTTGCTTGGGATGAAATGTTTGAAGATGTGTTGTCACAATGTGGAGAATTTGTAAAGCAATCAGGGATGCGTGTATCCATGCATCCTGGGCAATATACCGTTTTAAATTCACCGGATGAGGGTGTTGTTGAACGGAGTATTGCTGATTTGGAATACCACTGTCGTTTTCTGGATGCTTTAGGTATCGATGATACCCATAAACTAATCCTCCATGTAGGGGGTGTTTATGGTGATAAAGAAGCAGCGATGAAACGGTTTATTGCAAATTATCCGCGCCTTTCGCAACGTGTACAATCCCGTCTTATTTTGGAAAATGATGAGCGTAGCTACACAATCGCAGAAGTACTCGATCTTTGTCGTGCTGTACAAATGCCAGCTGTCTTTGATAATTTGCACGATGCCATTAATCCATCCTCACTCCAGTTAGAAGAAGTACTATCGCAAGTGCGCCAAACATGGAAGCCTCAAGATGGTCCGGTAAAATTTCATTATTCTGATCAAGACCCCAACAAACAACGTGGAGCCCATTCGCAAACCATTGATACGCGCTCCTTTCTTGCTTATATGAAAACTGTAGATTCCTTTGATTGTGACATCATGCTTGAAGTTAAGGATAAGGAGCTATCAGTTCTGAAATTGAATCCGCTCCTGAGGGAACAGCGTGTTCACGAGCGAACTTCATTATGGGCTCGGTATAAATACCGTATAATGGAAACCGGTTATGCGAACTATAAACGATGTTCGGCTATGATAAACGATGGTACACCTCTTGATGAGATTGTTATTTTTATGGATGCGTGTCTTGAATTGCCGTTTGATGCAGGAAGTTTCCGCAATACAGCCGATCATGTCTATGGCTATGTCCGTAAACAAGTTAGTGATCGCGAAAAACAACAATATATGCTGCTTGTTGAGGATGTAAGTACGAATGCCGTTAAAATCAAGAAGTTACTTTCAAAACTAATGTATAAATATGATGAGAAGTATGTCCTTGATTCAGTGTACTTTGCCTATACAGATGTATATTCTTGA
- the nadE gene encoding NAD(+) synthase: protein MKLALVQLRVKSNNTKSNLAQMQSFIDLHRDAADIIVFPEMSVGGYMIGDRYENEDAMNELLALNETLRAMSKGTALIWGNVQRLDDQLFNAAYFAIDGEWATRDSGTDAGFYLKHLLPNYGFFDDRRYFEAGQGNFEPFNYKGEKVSIQICEDLWDMGHAFSPTQKMLAYNPDVVINISASPWVKQKEAMRLNNIRRQKSSVPFVYVNNTGMQNSGKNVVLFDGGSLVVHNDIVYHLSDTFEETSAVVDIHNFPAQASICDKKLYNALIHAIRYFDEETLAYGPKWIVGVSGGLDSSVTIALLTQALGKERILGVTMPSKFTRDITKNNAYHLSEKLGFEFKEIPIGEMVDATVNSLSYGDYNTVEGLSYENIQARLRGHTLMSVSSLVNGVVSNNGNKIEVALGYATLYGDAIGALAILGDLTKMEVGTVARELNEILKDEVVPANLIPSDEETHVEWGFAPSAELAADQFDPMKWGYHDRIIQHLMTDSLEALLTSYLDGTIYHTPIGKYLLGYGFDNPEAFVRDIQWVVRTMNTAVYKRIQMPPIVSISDHAYGLAYRESQMPLHYTENQEALFAAILAM from the coding sequence ATGAAGTTAGCACTTGTTCAATTACGCGTAAAATCAAACAATACCAAGAGTAATCTTGCCCAAATGCAATCATTTATTGATTTGCATCGTGATGCAGCCGATATTATCGTATTTCCTGAAATGAGTGTGGGTGGTTACATGATTGGTGATCGCTATGAAAATGAAGACGCAATGAACGAGTTACTTGCTTTAAACGAGACATTGCGAGCAATGAGTAAAGGGACCGCGCTTATTTGGGGTAATGTGCAACGTTTGGATGATCAACTCTTCAATGCTGCATACTTCGCTATTGATGGTGAATGGGCAACTCGAGATTCTGGAACGGATGCAGGTTTTTATCTTAAACACTTGTTGCCAAACTATGGTTTTTTTGATGATCGTCGTTATTTTGAGGCCGGTCAAGGAAACTTTGAACCGTTTAATTATAAGGGTGAAAAAGTATCCATTCAAATTTGCGAAGACTTATGGGATATGGGCCACGCGTTTTCTCCAACACAGAAAATGCTGGCATACAACCCCGATGTTGTAATTAATATTTCGGCATCTCCTTGGGTAAAGCAAAAAGAAGCCATGCGATTGAACAACATACGTCGTCAAAAATCATCGGTACCGTTTGTTTATGTAAATAATACCGGGATGCAAAATAGTGGAAAGAATGTTGTGCTCTTTGATGGAGGGTCACTTGTGGTTCATAATGACATAGTTTACCATCTGAGTGATACATTTGAAGAGACATCGGCAGTTGTGGATATTCATAATTTCCCTGCACAGGCATCAATTTGTGACAAGAAACTCTACAATGCCCTAATTCATGCAATTCGCTACTTTGATGAAGAAACGCTAGCATACGGTCCAAAATGGATTGTGGGTGTTTCCGGTGGATTGGATAGTAGTGTCACTATTGCACTTCTTACACAAGCCCTTGGAAAAGAACGCATTCTAGGTGTAACGATGCCAAGTAAATTTACGCGCGACATTACAAAAAACAATGCCTACCATCTCAGTGAGAAGTTGGGATTTGAATTCAAAGAAATCCCAATTGGCGAAATGGTAGATGCTACTGTTAATAGTTTGAGTTATGGAGACTATAATACTGTTGAAGGGTTAAGTTACGAAAACATCCAAGCACGACTTCGTGGACATACGCTAATGAGTGTTTCAAGTCTTGTGAACGGTGTTGTATCTAACAATGGCAATAAAATTGAAGTTGCCTTGGGTTATGCAACCTTATATGGGGATGCTATTGGCGCGTTGGCAATTTTGGGAGACCTCACTAAAATGGAAGTGGGAACCGTCGCCCGTGAACTCAATGAAATTTTAAAGGATGAAGTTGTACCTGCTAACCTTATTCCCAGTGATGAGGAAACTCATGTTGAATGGGGATTTGCACCGAGCGCTGAACTTGCGGCCGATCAATTTGATCCCATGAAATGGGGATATCATGATCGAATCATCCAACATCTCATGACAGATTCTCTCGAAGCACTTCTTACATCCTATTTGGATGGAACAATTTATCATACCCCAATTGGTAAATATCTATTGGGTTACGGATTCGATAATCCAGAGGCCTTCGTTCGTGATATTCAATGGGTTGTGCGCACAATGAATACGGCAGTTTATAAGCGGATTCAAATGCCGCCAATTGTCTCAATTAGCGATCATGCGTATG
- a CDS encoding HAMP domain-containing sensor histidine kinase, protein MKIIRDRKIKNLFIQLLLLFGLCFLLFKMNYEWLSLGLAFAGTLILVFIFLHNQLRRIESLTFYLKTLNRGDYTYDLDAYVEGELAILHAELNKTTINQKTMNDALVSQKAFLNKSLEDISHQLKTPITSLSILNELQNQEDELVQNSRIQISRLDSLVKSLLKLVQLDAHTMDFNMRPTPLDPYLFEIIETFKPLAHNSNLLLNTSITNHAVLCDPNKTMEAFQNILSNKLRYAKTTITITTQRIGLFTEVRISDDGDAIPISQREKIFERFYSGANKHPESVGIGLSLAREIMNQQGGVCMWMVKTHLSSAFKI, encoded by the coding sequence ATGAAAATAATACGCGACCGTAAAATAAAGAATCTTTTCATACAACTCTTACTGCTTTTTGGGTTGTGTTTTTTGTTGTTTAAAATGAACTATGAATGGCTAAGTCTTGGACTTGCCTTTGCCGGGACATTAATCCTTGTCTTTATCTTCCTGCACAATCAACTTAGGCGTATTGAATCATTGACTTTCTATTTAAAGACGCTCAATCGTGGCGACTATACGTATGATTTGGATGCATATGTAGAGGGTGAACTCGCGATCCTTCACGCCGAACTCAACAAGACGACCATCAATCAAAAAACAATGAATGATGCACTCGTGTCACAAAAAGCCTTTCTCAATAAATCTTTGGAAGATATTTCTCACCAACTCAAGACACCCATCACCTCATTATCGATTCTCAATGAATTACAAAATCAAGAGGATGAGCTTGTTCAAAACAGTCGCATCCAAATATCACGCCTTGATTCCTTAGTAAAGTCGCTTTTGAAGTTAGTTCAGTTGGATGCTCATACCATGGACTTTAATATGAGACCTACACCACTTGATCCCTACCTTTTTGAGATAATAGAAACATTCAAACCCTTGGCACACAATAGCAATCTTTTATTGAATACAAGCATCACCAACCACGCTGTACTCTGTGATCCAAATAAAACAATGGAAGCATTCCAGAACATATTGAGTAATAAATTGCGCTATGCAAAGACTACCATTACCATTACAACGCAACGCATTGGCCTCTTTACCGAAGTTCGAATTTCCGACGATGGTGATGCTATCCCTATTTCTCAACGCGAAAAAATCTTCGAACGATTTTACAGTGGTGCAAATAAGCATCCTGAGAGTGTTGGTATCGGCCTATCCCTCGCACGCGAGATAATGAATCAACAAGGGGGCGTTTGTATGTGGATGGTGAAAACACATTTGTCTTCCGCTTTCAAAATATGA
- a CDS encoding GDSL-type esterase/lipase family protein: protein MRLKKDAKFVFIGDDTLAGSHFISHIKKQVPNREIINKSMAGDTMMSLLARIESDALDEKPEVLVIMIGSNDIWENRHDVMLGTLGSMLNFEDMYRSMLRKVEALDPQRVILIEPFYVSYPSLYDNLRYDASDKMFVVRKLAREFGYNFVGADGVLNSAAINTHPRSIVKPRGLQVRSKGQILIAEEVIKLFREWSIV from the coding sequence ATGAGATTGAAAAAGGACGCAAAGTTTGTATTCATAGGTGATGATACCCTTGCAGGATCACACTTTATTTCCCATATCAAAAAACAAGTTCCCAATCGTGAGATTATCAACAAATCCATGGCTGGAGATACGATGATGTCTCTGTTGGCGCGTATTGAGAGTGATGCGTTGGATGAAAAACCAGAGGTCTTGGTTATCATGATTGGTAGCAATGATATTTGGGAGAATCGTCATGATGTTATGCTTGGAACACTAGGGTCGATGCTTAACTTTGAAGATATGTATCGGTCAATGTTGCGTAAAGTTGAGGCACTTGATCCGCAACGCGTTATCCTTATTGAGCCTTTCTATGTGTCCTATCCTTCGTTGTATGATAATTTGCGTTATGATGCTTCAGACAAAATGTTTGTAGTTCGTAAACTTGCACGTGAATTTGGTTACAATTTTGTTGGTGCCGATGGTGTTTTAAACAGTGCTGCAATTAATACGCATCCTCGCAGCATTGTGAAACCGCGCGGACTTCAAGTCAGATCGAAGGGACAAATATTAATAGCAGAAGAAGTCATTAAACTATTTAGAGAATGGAGTATTGTATGA
- a CDS encoding ABC transporter ATP-binding protein, with amino-acid sequence MEILNVMNLSKIYKQGKHEVKALDDVSFKVNKGEFVAIMGPSGSGKSTLLHMIGCVDTASSGYITIDGLAVDAFDEEKLTIFRRRHIGLVYQFYNLIPILNIEDNIKLPILLDQAPIDIDYYQDLVTRLNLKDRLTHLPSQLSGGQQQRVSIARALMNRPSLLLADEPTGNLDQANSQEILEMLKASHREDKQTIMLITHDENIAMQADRIIHIEDGRITRDEVIL; translated from the coding sequence ATGGAAATTCTTAATGTCATGAATCTGTCGAAAATCTACAAACAAGGGAAACACGAAGTCAAGGCATTGGATGATGTCTCTTTTAAAGTAAACAAAGGAGAGTTTGTCGCAATTATGGGACCCAGTGGAAGTGGCAAATCAACACTGCTTCATATGATTGGTTGTGTTGATACTGCAAGTTCTGGATACATCACGATTGATGGGCTGGCTGTTGATGCTTTTGACGAAGAAAAACTGACGATTTTTAGACGACGTCACATTGGTCTTGTCTACCAATTTTATAACCTTATTCCCATACTCAATATTGAAGATAATATTAAACTACCCATACTTCTTGACCAAGCCCCGATCGATATCGATTACTACCAAGACTTGGTTACCCGTCTGAATCTCAAAGACCGACTTACACACCTTCCAAGTCAGCTGTCAGGGGGGCAACAGCAAAGAGTATCGATTGCACGAGCATTAATGAATCGTCCATCTCTGCTACTTGCTGATGAACCAACAGGCAACTTAGATCAGGCAAACTCTCAGGAAATACTCGAGATGTTGAAAGCGTCACATCGTGAGGACAAGCAAACAATCATGCTTATCACACATGATGAAAACATTGCTATGCAAGCAGATCGGATTATTCATATTGAAGATGGCCGGATTACGCGTGATGAGGTTATCTTGTGA
- the queA gene encoding tRNA preQ1(34) S-adenosylmethionine ribosyltransferase-isomerase QueA — protein sequence MNVEDFDFYLPESLIAQTPAAKRSESRLLVVDGMHVEDKHFYNIVDYLNDGDVLVVNNTRVIAARLFGEKPETGAHVELLILKFEDKTAECLVGNAKVVKVGTELSFGEGKLKAICTKVGEEGIRFFDLEYEGIFLEILDELGQMPLPPYIHERLEDKERYQTVYSKVEGSAAAPTAGLHFTPEILAQLEAKGVTIVPITLHVGLGTFRPVKVDNILEHTMHSEEYFMSQETADILNGAKEAGRRIVAVGTTSVRTLETIMTEHGKFVADHNDSKIFIYPGYEWKAVDAIITNFHLPKSTLIMLVSAFAGKEEIEHAYKHAVDKEYRFFSFGDSMFLSHKK from the coding sequence ATGAATGTAGAAGATTTCGATTTTTATCTCCCAGAGTCATTAATCGCTCAAACACCTGCCGCAAAACGCAGTGAATCGCGATTGCTTGTAGTCGACGGAATGCATGTTGAAGACAAACATTTCTATAATATTGTGGATTATCTTAACGATGGTGACGTTCTTGTTGTTAACAACACACGGGTAATTGCTGCTCGCTTGTTTGGTGAAAAGCCAGAAACGGGTGCTCATGTTGAATTGTTAATTCTTAAATTCGAAGACAAAACAGCAGAGTGTTTAGTTGGAAATGCCAAAGTGGTTAAAGTTGGAACAGAACTTAGCTTTGGTGAAGGGAAACTTAAGGCAATTTGTACTAAAGTTGGGGAAGAAGGAATTCGTTTCTTTGACCTAGAGTACGAGGGAATATTCTTAGAAATATTGGATGAATTGGGACAGATGCCACTCCCTCCATATATTCACGAACGTCTCGAAGATAAGGAACGCTATCAAACTGTTTATTCTAAAGTTGAAGGAAGTGCAGCAGCACCGACTGCGGGATTACACTTTACACCGGAAATTCTTGCCCAGCTTGAAGCAAAAGGTGTGACCATAGTTCCCATCACCCTTCATGTTGGACTGGGAACGTTCCGTCCTGTGAAAGTAGATAACATTCTTGAACATACAATGCACTCTGAAGAGTATTTTATGAGTCAAGAAACAGCGGATATCTTAAATGGTGCTAAAGAAGCAGGCCGACGCATTGTTGCTGTTGGAACGACTTCAGTACGAACATTGGAGACAATTATGACCGAACATGGTAAATTTGTTGCCGATCATAATGATAGCAAAATATTTATTTATCCAGGATATGAGTGGAAAGCAGTGGATGCAATCATTACAAACTTCCATTTACCCAAGTCAACCCTTATAATGTTAGTAAGCGCATTTGCAGGGAAAGAAGAAATTGAACATGCATACAAACATGCAGTCGATAAAGAATACCGATTCTTCTCGTTTGGAGACAGTATGTTTTTATCGCATAAGAAATAA